A window from Candidatus Latescibacter sp. encodes these proteins:
- a CDS encoding DUF1640 domain-containing protein, whose amino-acid sequence MTIDTLQIYEQLRSSSLPDEAAKSIANVIKNVTESDLANKLDVALIQKDIEQMRSELTKYIEQMHSELTQNIEQVRSELTQKIEQLRSELTKNIELTKSELLREIEKTKADLFKWMAGMLVAQAVVVAALVKLL is encoded by the coding sequence ATGACCATCGATACATTGCAGATTTACGAGCAGTTACGGTCCTCCAGCCTGCCAGATGAAGCCGCGAAGAGCATCGCGAATGTGATAAAAAATGTCACGGAAAGCGATCTGGCGAATAAACTGGATGTGGCTCTGATTCAAAAAGACATTGAGCAGATGCGGTCAGAATTGACTAAATACATCGAGCAGATGCATTCGGAGCTGACCCAAAACATTGAGCAGGTGCGGTCAGAGTTGACCCAAAAAATCGAACAATTACGGTCAGAGCTTACTAAAAACATCGAGTTAACTAAATCGGAACTTCTCCGTGAAATTGAAAAGACGAAAGCCGACCTTTTCAAATGGATGGCCGGGATGCTCGTTGCACAGGCTGTGGTGGTTGCGGCGCTGGTGAAGTTACTTTAA